In the Streptomyces sp. f51 genome, one interval contains:
- a CDS encoding MGMT family protein: MSEESLPVDALPEYAERVLDVAELIPPGRVMTYGDIAEWLEEGGPRQVGRVLALYGGAVPWWRVMRADGVLLPGHELDALAHYRAEGTPLKEASRASAGHLPRVDMRRARWDGGERAEGHT, from the coding sequence ATGAGCGAGGAGAGCCTTCCGGTGGACGCGCTGCCGGAGTACGCGGAGCGGGTCCTCGACGTCGCCGAGCTGATCCCGCCCGGTCGCGTCATGACGTACGGCGACATCGCCGAATGGCTGGAGGAGGGCGGGCCGCGCCAGGTGGGCCGGGTGCTGGCCCTGTACGGCGGAGCGGTTCCGTGGTGGCGCGTCATGCGCGCCGACGGTGTGCTGCTGCCCGGCCACGAACTGGACGCGCTGGCCCACTACCGCGCCGAGGGGACGCCTCTGAAGGAGGCGAGCCGGGCCTCGGCGGGGCATCTGCCGCGCGTCGACATGAGACGGGCCCGATGGGACGGCGGCGAACGCGCGGAAGGTCACACTTGA
- a CDS encoding lysylphosphatidylglycerol synthase domain-containing protein has protein sequence MRQQGVHPEDAESTSAASSRPESDGVEEKDTDGTTADSSAADGTDSGEAERSAAEAGESPSPEAGETLSPEDRETASPEERGAPSPTPSDEKRQAERGTGCVEEVHADEVEGDEPLLPARVHRPSDLMRLLVGVLAIVVLLGIAAFAHGTTSGLEQDINKGTGQAPDLLIKIAGLASSIAILLVPVAFAIERLIKRDGLRIADGVLAAVLAHGVTLATDLWVAKGAPGSIQEALTQPSPGDVHALTDPVHGYLAPVIAYMTAVGMSRRPRWRGVLWVVLLLDAFSMLVTGYTTPFSIILTVLIGWTVAYGTLYAVGSPNVRPTGRTLMAGLRHVGFHPVSAAREETPETAESGDRGRRYFVTLEDGPPLDVTVVDREQQAQGFFYRAWRRLTLRGITTRRSLQSLRQALEQEALLAYAAIAAGANAPKLIATSELGPDAVMLVYEHTGAHTLDSLPDELITDELLRDTWHQVQALQSRRIAHRRLAGDAILVDRSGTVILTDLRGGEIAAGDLLLRMDVAQLVTTLGLRVGAERAVASAVGVLGPDAVADCLPMLQPIALTRSTRATLRRLARERAQREREAVLEVSRQAKLARAAEAVEEGGETAPPVPEKAGKKAVRAEQRAEKRAIDEALDEAREEDLLTQIRHQVLLIRPQAPVEPARLERVKPRTLISFIAGAIGAYFLLTQLTHIEFGTLFDNAEWGWVAAAALFSALSYFAAAMSLLGFVPERVPFLRTAAAQVAGSFVKIVAPAAVGGVALNTRFLQRAGVRPGLAVASVGASQLFGLGCHILMLLSFGYMTGTEKTPSLSPSRTVIAGLLTVAVFILVVTSVPLLRKFVSTRVRSLFAGVVPRMLDVLQRPQKLVTGIGGMLLLTACFVMCLDASIRAFGHEETTTLSLASVAVVFLAGNALGSAAPTPGGVGAVEATLTVGLIAVGLPKEVAAPAVLLYRLLTLWIPVLPGWLFFNHLTRKGAL, from the coding sequence ATGAGGCAGCAGGGCGTGCACCCCGAAGACGCGGAGAGCACCTCCGCCGCCTCGTCACGCCCGGAATCCGACGGCGTCGAGGAGAAGGACACGGACGGCACGACGGCCGACTCCTCCGCGGCGGACGGGACCGACTCCGGCGAGGCCGAGCGATCCGCCGCCGAAGCCGGGGAATCCCCGTCTCCCGAGGCCGGCGAAACCCTCTCTCCCGAGGACCGGGAAACCGCCTCCCCTGAGGAGCGGGGCGCCCCGTCCCCGACCCCCTCCGACGAGAAGCGGCAGGCCGAGCGCGGCACCGGCTGCGTGGAGGAGGTCCACGCGGACGAGGTGGAGGGCGACGAACCGTTGCTCCCCGCGCGCGTGCACCGCCCCTCCGACCTGATGCGGCTCCTGGTCGGCGTCCTCGCGATCGTGGTGCTGCTCGGCATCGCCGCGTTCGCGCACGGCACCACCTCCGGCCTCGAACAGGACATCAACAAGGGCACCGGGCAGGCACCCGATCTGCTCATCAAGATCGCCGGGCTCGCGTCCAGCATCGCGATCCTCCTGGTGCCGGTCGCCTTCGCCATCGAGCGGCTGATCAAACGGGACGGGCTGCGGATCGCCGACGGCGTGCTCGCCGCCGTCCTCGCGCACGGAGTCACACTCGCCACCGACCTCTGGGTCGCCAAGGGCGCCCCCGGCTCCATCCAGGAGGCGCTCACCCAGCCCTCGCCGGGTGACGTCCACGCGCTCACCGACCCGGTGCACGGCTATCTCGCACCGGTCATCGCGTACATGACGGCCGTCGGCATGTCCCGCAGACCGCGCTGGCGCGGGGTCCTGTGGGTCGTGCTGCTCCTCGACGCCTTCTCCATGCTGGTGACCGGCTACACGACCCCGTTCTCGATCATCCTCACGGTGCTGATCGGCTGGACCGTCGCCTACGGAACGCTGTACGCCGTCGGTTCGCCGAACGTACGGCCGACCGGACGGACACTCATGGCGGGCCTCCGGCACGTCGGTTTCCACCCGGTCAGCGCGGCCCGCGAGGAGACGCCGGAGACCGCGGAGAGCGGCGACCGCGGACGGCGCTACTTCGTCACCCTGGAGGACGGCCCGCCCCTGGACGTCACGGTCGTCGACCGCGAACAGCAGGCACAGGGCTTCTTCTACCGCGCCTGGAGACGTCTGACCCTGCGCGGCATCACCACGCGCCGCAGCCTCCAGTCCCTGCGCCAGGCCCTGGAACAGGAGGCACTCCTCGCCTACGCGGCCATCGCGGCCGGGGCCAACGCGCCCAAGCTGATCGCCACCTCCGAGCTCGGCCCCGACGCCGTGATGCTCGTCTACGAGCACACCGGCGCGCACACCCTGGACTCCCTGCCCGACGAGCTGATCACCGACGAGCTGCTGCGCGACACCTGGCACCAGGTGCAGGCGCTTCAGTCCCGGCGCATCGCGCACCGGCGGCTCGCCGGGGACGCCATTCTGGTGGATCGTTCCGGCACCGTGATCCTCACGGATCTGCGCGGGGGCGAGATCGCCGCCGGCGATCTGCTGCTGCGCATGGACGTCGCCCAGCTGGTGACCACCCTCGGACTGCGCGTGGGCGCCGAACGGGCGGTGGCGTCGGCGGTGGGCGTGCTCGGCCCGGACGCCGTCGCCGACTGTCTGCCCATGCTCCAGCCGATCGCTCTCACACGCTCCACGCGCGCGACGCTGCGCCGGCTCGCCCGGGAGCGCGCTCAGCGCGAACGCGAGGCGGTCCTGGAGGTCTCGCGGCAGGCCAAGCTCGCCCGCGCCGCGGAAGCTGTCGAGGAAGGCGGGGAAACGGCCCCGCCCGTGCCGGAGAAGGCCGGGAAGAAGGCCGTACGCGCCGAGCAGCGCGCCGAGAAGCGGGCGATCGACGAGGCCCTGGACGAGGCGCGCGAGGAGGACCTGCTCACCCAGATCCGCCACCAGGTGCTGCTGATCAGACCGCAGGCGCCCGTGGAACCGGCCCGTCTGGAGCGCGTCAAGCCCCGCACCCTGATCAGTTTCATCGCCGGGGCGATCGGCGCGTACTTCCTGCTCACGCAGCTCACCCACATCGAGTTCGGGACCCTCTTCGACAACGCCGAATGGGGCTGGGTCGCGGCGGCCGCGCTGTTCTCCGCCCTGAGCTACTTCGCGGCGGCGATGAGCCTGCTGGGCTTCGTGCCCGAACGGGTGCCGTTCCTGCGGACCGCGGCGGCCCAGGTCGCCGGCTCGTTCGTGAAGATCGTGGCGCCCGCCGCGGTCGGCGGCGTCGCCCTCAACACCCGCTTCCTCCAGCGGGCGGGGGTGCGGCCGGGGCTCGCGGTGGCGAGTGTCGGCGCGTCGCAGCTGTTCGGGCTCGGCTGCCACATCCTGATGCTGCTGTCCTTCGGCTACATGACCGGCACGGAGAAGACACCGTCCCTGTCGCCGTCCCGTACGGTCATCGCGGGTCTGCTGACGGTCGCGGTGTTCATCCTCGTGGTCACGTCGGTGCCGCTGCTGCGCAAGTTCGTCTCCACGCGCGTGAGGTCGCTGTTCGCCGGCGTCGTACCGCGCATGCTGGACGTGCTTCAGCGGCCGCAGAAGCTCGTCACCGGCATCGGCGGCATGCTGCTGCTGACCGCCTGCTTCGTGATGTGCCTGGACGCGTCGATCCGCGCGTTCGGCCACGAGGAGACGACCACGCTCAGCCTCGCGAGCGTCGCGGTCGTCTTCCTCGCCGGCAACGCGCTGGGCTCGGCCGCCCCGACCCCGGGCGGTGTGGGCGCGGTCGAGGCGACCCTCACGGTCGGCCTGATCGCCGTGGGTCTGCCCAAGGAGGTCGCGGCGCCTGCGGTGCTGCTGTACCGGCTGCTGACCCTGTGGATCCCGGTGCTGCCCGGATGGCTGTTCTTCAACCACCTGACCCGCAAGGGCGCGCTCTAG
- a CDS encoding alpha/beta hydrolase: MPNPSRSHAAALVVTAVLLASWVSGCSGDSGHGDLTAQKLDWKACPAPSEAQGGGSAPSPLPGGAEWECATMKAPLDWSDPKGDTIGIALIRAKASGDPAKRIGSLVFNFGGPGGSGVATLPAFGQDYAALRTRYDLVSFDPRGVGRSAGVKCENDQQLDRFFQQDATPDDAAEQQALLRNTKTFNAACDKNSGKVLPHVRTTDAARDMDLMRQVLGDDKLHYFGISYGTELGGVYAHLFPKNVGRAVFDGVVDPTQDVEQSSLGQAKGFQLALDNFAKDCTSKAEDCPIGDTPQDVKDRIAKLLKDLDSKTIPGVFPRRLTQTAATSGIAQSLYSKDFWEYLTEGLQQAYEGDGRILMLLSDSMNGRSENGQYSNITPANISINCADEKPRYTADFVKSKLPGFKAASPLFGDYLAWGMVSCTDWAVPGAAEHPDVSAPGAAPILVVGNTGDPATPYEGARAMVNALGKGVGVELTYKGQGHGAYDSKNKCVQGAVNGYLLNGTVPKAGTVCS, translated from the coding sequence ATGCCGAACCCGTCCCGGTCGCACGCCGCCGCCCTGGTCGTCACCGCAGTCCTGCTGGCCTCGTGGGTGTCCGGTTGCAGCGGTGACTCCGGGCACGGGGACCTGACGGCGCAGAAGCTGGACTGGAAGGCGTGCCCCGCGCCGTCCGAGGCCCAGGGCGGCGGCAGCGCCCCCTCGCCTCTGCCGGGGGGCGCGGAGTGGGAGTGCGCCACCATGAAGGCGCCCCTCGACTGGTCCGACCCCAAGGGCGACACCATCGGGATCGCGCTGATCCGGGCGAAGGCGAGCGGCGACCCCGCCAAGCGCATCGGCTCGCTCGTCTTCAACTTCGGCGGGCCCGGCGGCTCGGGCGTCGCGACCCTGCCCGCCTTCGGACAGGACTACGCCGCCCTGCGCACCCGCTACGACCTGGTGAGCTTCGATCCCCGCGGGGTCGGCCGCAGCGCGGGGGTGAAGTGCGAGAACGACCAGCAGCTCGACAGGTTCTTCCAGCAGGACGCCACTCCGGACGACGCCGCCGAACAGCAGGCGCTCCTGCGGAACACCAAGACGTTCAACGCGGCGTGCGACAAGAACTCCGGCAAGGTCCTCCCCCACGTGCGTACCACGGACGCCGCTCGCGACATGGATCTGATGCGGCAGGTGCTCGGCGACGACAAGCTGCACTACTTCGGCATCTCGTACGGCACCGAACTGGGCGGCGTCTACGCCCACTTGTTTCCCAAGAACGTGGGCCGGGCCGTCTTCGACGGGGTCGTCGACCCGACCCAGGACGTGGAACAGAGCTCGCTCGGCCAGGCCAAGGGCTTCCAGCTCGCGCTGGACAACTTCGCGAAGGACTGCACCTCGAAGGCCGAGGACTGCCCCATCGGCGACACCCCGCAGGACGTCAAGGACCGCATCGCCAAGCTGCTGAAGGACCTCGACAGCAAGACGATCCCCGGCGTCTTCCCGCGCCGGCTCACCCAGACCGCCGCCACCAGCGGCATCGCGCAGTCGCTGTACTCCAAGGACTTCTGGGAGTACCTGACGGAGGGGCTTCAGCAGGCGTACGAGGGCGACGGCAGGATTTTGATGCTGCTGTCCGACTCGATGAACGGGCGCAGCGAGAACGGCCAGTACAGCAACATCACTCCGGCCAACATCTCCATCAACTGCGCCGACGAGAAGCCGCGTTACACGGCGGACTTCGTGAAGTCGAAGCTGCCCGGGTTCAAGGCCGCCTCCCCGCTGTTCGGCGACTATCTGGCCTGGGGCATGGTCAGTTGCACCGACTGGGCCGTGCCGGGAGCGGCCGAGCACCCGGACGTGAGCGCCCCCGGCGCCGCGCCGATCCTCGTGGTCGGCAACACCGGCGACCCCGCGACGCCGTACGAGGGCGCCCGGGCGATGGTGAACGCGCTGGGCAAGGGCGTCGGGGTCGAGCTGACGTACAAGGGCCAGGGACACGGCGCCTACGACAGCAAGAACAAGTGCGTGCAGGGTGCGGTGAACGGCTATCTGCTGAACGGCACCGTCCCGAAGGCCGGAACCGTCTGCTCCTAG
- a CDS encoding alpha/beta hydrolase produces MTRFARWTAAAAASLLLAGCGGSPADGTNEGKNGDGAPASAPPSGGSPGLPVSLTAQKLDWSRCKGTSDSPAPGDGWQCATLKAPLDYAKPGGTTIDLALIRSKATGGQGKRIGSLLFNFGGPGGSGVSTMPSYATVVGPLHERYDLVSWDPRGVAASEGVRCRGDRAIQAAESVDATPDDAAEEAAYFKDSADFGKGCAKAAGTLLSHVSTTDTARDMDLMRQVLGDRRTHYFGISYGTELGGMYAHLFPRNVGRLVLDAVVDPSADTVGHAKNQTLGFQRALNDYLKSTGQNPKQGSLKIADLLKRIDAKPLPATGGRELSQTLALTGIVLPLYSKESWPRLTEALKDAEAGDGSALLTLADAYNDRDVSGHYGTTTHSQRVISCLDDKERPTPAETKKRLPEFERISPVFGDFMGWDTAGWCHDWPVAGQFDHPEVSAPGAGPVLVVGNTGDPATPYEGARRMADGLGKGVGVELTWKGEGHGAYGSGNDCVDSTVNSYLLDGTVPKDGKVCS; encoded by the coding sequence ATGACACGTTTCGCACGGTGGACGGCCGCGGCCGCGGCCTCGTTGCTGCTGGCCGGCTGCGGAGGCTCACCGGCCGACGGCACGAACGAGGGGAAGAACGGCGACGGAGCACCGGCCAGTGCGCCACCCTCCGGCGGATCGCCGGGTCTGCCCGTCTCCCTGACCGCGCAGAAGCTCGACTGGAGCCGCTGCAAAGGCACTTCGGACTCGCCCGCACCCGGGGACGGCTGGCAGTGCGCCACGCTCAAGGCCCCGCTGGACTACGCGAAGCCGGGCGGCACGACGATCGACCTGGCCCTCATCCGCTCCAAGGCGACGGGCGGCCAGGGCAAGCGCATCGGCTCGCTCCTCTTCAACTTCGGCGGCCCGGGCGGCTCGGGCGTCTCCACGATGCCGTCGTACGCGACTGTCGTCGGACCGCTGCACGAGCGCTACGACCTGGTGAGCTGGGACCCGCGCGGGGTCGCCGCCAGCGAAGGGGTGCGGTGCCGCGGGGACCGCGCGATCCAGGCCGCCGAGTCGGTGGACGCCACCCCGGACGACGCGGCCGAGGAGGCGGCGTACTTCAAGGACTCCGCCGACTTCGGCAAGGGCTGCGCGAAGGCCGCGGGCACACTGCTGTCCCATGTCTCGACGACGGACACGGCCCGCGACATGGACCTGATGCGCCAGGTCCTCGGCGACCGCCGCACGCATTACTTCGGCATCTCGTACGGCACCGAACTGGGCGGGATGTACGCCCACTTGTTCCCGAGGAACGTGGGACGCCTGGTGCTGGACGCGGTCGTCGACCCCAGCGCCGACACCGTGGGCCACGCCAAGAACCAGACGCTGGGCTTCCAGCGCGCCCTGAACGACTACCTCAAGTCCACCGGCCAGAACCCGAAGCAGGGCTCTCTGAAAATCGCGGACCTGCTGAAGCGGATCGACGCCAAGCCGTTGCCCGCCACCGGCGGCCGTGAACTCAGCCAGACGCTGGCGCTCACCGGCATCGTGCTGCCGCTCTACAGCAAGGAGAGCTGGCCGCGCCTGACCGAGGCGCTGAAGGACGCCGAGGCGGGGGACGGTTCGGCCCTGCTGACGCTGGCCGACGCCTACAACGACCGGGACGTCTCGGGGCACTACGGCACGACGACCCATTCCCAACGGGTCATATCGTGCTTGGACGACAAGGAGCGGCCGACTCCCGCGGAGACGAAGAAGCGGCTGCCCGAGTTCGAGCGGATCTCGCCCGTGTTCGGCGACTTCATGGGCTGGGACACGGCGGGCTGGTGCCACGACTGGCCGGTGGCGGGCCAGTTCGACCATCCCGAGGTGAGCGCGCCGGGAGCCGGGCCCGTGCTGGTCGTCGGCAACACCGGGGACCCGGCGACCCCCTACGAGGGCGCGCGCAGGATGGCGGACGGGCTCGGCAAGGGCGTGGGCGTGGAGCTCACCTGGAAGGGCGAGGGCCATGGCGCCTACGGGAGCGGGAACGACTGTGTCGACTCGACCGTGAACAGCTACCTGCTGGACGGGACGGTGCCGAAGGACGGCAAGGTCTGCTCATGA
- a CDS encoding UvrD-helicase domain-containing protein, producing MSSTSSTRRLTHPSVRQGARGAYRLVRTAPAKAEPPRLDAGQRAVVDHGSGPLLVLAGPGTGKTTTLVESVAARIERGGDPERILVLTFSRKAAVELRDRMALRIGAARAPRATTFHSFCYALIRAHQDSDLFVEPLRLLSGPEQDVAVRELLAGQPDLERLGLAHVRWPDELRACLTTRGFADEVRAVLARSRELGLGPDALEAFARRIGRPDWGAAAAFLAEYLDVLDMQGVLDYAELVHRAVLLVGRPEVAERLAAQYDAVYVDEYQDTDPAQVRLLRGLAGGGRTLVAFGDPDQSIYAFRGADVNGILDFPDAFPRVGGRPAPVEVLGTSRRSGAELLGATRRLTQRMPLTRLPAQKVRAHRELAAVRDGGRVEVYTYPTSGTELDNIADILRRAHLEDGVPWGEMAVLVRAGSRTIPTIRRALTSAGVPLDIDGDDLPLRHEPAVAPLLTALRAVARAESGTSAGGAPHAVGASGAGESSDAADVDPGTATAPDAERTPDADADADRRAETGPDADADADAAPRAESGPDVGAEADAAPRAESGPEVGAETDADPRADTGPDAGGLRTDTAAVRVASWLDTETALTLLASPLASMDAADLRRLGRALREEERAGGNLVPPPSDVLLARALAEPERLVAHDPAYARGAQRLGALLRKARERLAGGGTAEEALWDLWDGTPWPQRLERAARRGGAAGRNADRDLDAVCALFATAERAEERTGGRGALNFLEEIDAEDIAADTLTRRAVRPEAVRLMTAHRSKGLEWRLVVVAGVQEGLWPDLRRRGSLLEADRIGRDGLAEPLTPGALLSEERRLFYVAATRARERLVVTAVKAPADDGDQPSRFLTELGVEPKDVTGRPRRPLAVAPLVAELRATTVDPRVSETLRQAAARRLARLAALADEEGRPLVPSAHPYRWWGMYEPTESKVPLRDRDQPVVLSGSALDQLANTCALQWFLGREVKADAPATAAQGFGNVVHVLADEVASGRTPADLDVLMERLDSVWNALAFDAPWKSAQEKEHARVALERFLKWHVMDRTGRTPVASEHDFDVTLEAGSYEVRIRGSMDRVEADTEGRAYVVDFKTGKQAPSAAEVTRHPQLAVYQLAVGEGAVDGVFDGVRPEAGGAELVQLRQGAPKKDGGETLPKVQAQEPLEGEWVGDLLANAAGKVLDERFSPTTGQHCTHCSFQASCSARPEGRQVVE from the coding sequence GTGAGCTCCACTTCCTCCACCAGGCGCCTGACGCACCCTTCCGTGCGCCAGGGGGCCCGTGGTGCGTACCGGCTGGTGCGCACCGCGCCGGCGAAGGCGGAGCCCCCTCGTCTTGACGCGGGACAGCGCGCGGTGGTTGACCACGGGAGCGGTCCGCTGCTCGTGCTCGCGGGTCCCGGCACGGGCAAGACGACCACGCTCGTCGAGTCCGTGGCCGCCCGGATCGAACGCGGCGGCGACCCGGAGCGGATCCTGGTCCTCACCTTCAGCCGCAAGGCGGCCGTCGAGCTCCGCGACCGCATGGCGTTGCGCATAGGGGCCGCGCGTGCGCCCCGGGCCACCACGTTCCACTCCTTCTGCTACGCCCTGATCCGCGCCCACCAGGACAGCGACCTGTTCGTGGAGCCCCTGCGACTGCTGTCCGGCCCGGAGCAGGACGTGGCCGTGCGCGAGCTGCTGGCCGGCCAGCCCGACCTGGAGCGCCTGGGGCTCGCCCATGTGCGCTGGCCGGACGAACTGCGCGCCTGTCTGACCACGCGCGGCTTCGCGGACGAGGTCCGCGCGGTCCTCGCCCGCAGCCGGGAGCTCGGTCTCGGGCCCGACGCCCTGGAGGCCTTCGCCCGGCGCATCGGCCGCCCGGACTGGGGCGCGGCCGCCGCCTTCCTCGCCGAGTACCTCGACGTCCTCGACATGCAGGGAGTCCTCGACTACGCGGAGCTGGTCCACCGCGCGGTGCTCCTCGTCGGCCGCCCCGAGGTCGCCGAGCGGCTCGCGGCGCAGTACGACGCCGTCTACGTGGACGAGTACCAGGACACCGACCCCGCCCAGGTGCGGCTGCTGCGCGGACTGGCCGGCGGCGGGCGCACCCTGGTCGCCTTCGGTGACCCCGACCAGTCGATCTACGCCTTCCGCGGCGCCGATGTGAACGGCATCCTGGACTTTCCCGACGCCTTCCCTCGCGTGGGCGGCCGTCCGGCCCCGGTCGAGGTCCTCGGCACGTCGCGGCGCTCGGGTGCCGAGCTGCTGGGCGCGACGCGCCGACTCACCCAGCGCATGCCCCTGACCCGGCTTCCGGCCCAGAAGGTGCGCGCGCACCGCGAACTGGCCGCGGTACGGGACGGCGGCCGGGTCGAGGTCTACACGTACCCGACGTCCGGCACGGAGCTCGACAACATCGCGGACATCCTGCGCCGCGCCCACCTGGAGGACGGTGTTCCCTGGGGCGAGATGGCCGTCCTCGTGCGGGCCGGTTCCCGCACGATCCCCACGATCCGTCGCGCGCTGACCTCGGCGGGCGTGCCCCTCGACATCGACGGCGACGACCTGCCCCTGCGGCACGAACCCGCGGTCGCGCCCCTGCTGACGGCACTGCGGGCGGTGGCCCGCGCGGAGTCGGGGACGAGCGCGGGCGGGGCGCCCCATGCGGTCGGTGCGTCCGGCGCGGGCGAGTCCTCCGACGCTGCCGACGTCGATCCGGGGACCGCGACGGCGCCGGATGCCGAGCGCACTCCTGACGCCGACGCCGACGCCGATCGGCGAGCCGAGACCGGTCCTGACGCCGACGCCGACGCTGATGCCGCCCCGCGAGCCGAGTCCGGTCCGGACGTGGGCGCTGAGGCCGACGCCGCCCCGCGAGCCGAGTCCGGTCCGGAGGTGGGCGCCGAGACCGATGCCGACCCGCGAGCCGACACCGGTCCGGATGCCGGCGGCCTCCGGACGGACACCGCCGCTGTCCGTGTCGCGTCCTGGCTCGACACCGAGACCGCGCTCACCCTCCTCGCGTCCCCTCTCGCGAGCATGGACGCCGCCGACCTGCGGCGCCTCGGGCGTGCCCTGCGCGAGGAGGAGCGCGCCGGCGGAAACCTCGTACCGCCGCCGTCCGACGTCCTGCTCGCCCGCGCGCTGGCCGAGCCGGAGCGGCTCGTCGCGCACGATCCCGCGTACGCCCGGGGCGCCCAGCGCCTCGGCGCGCTGCTGCGCAAGGCGCGTGAGCGGCTCGCGGGCGGCGGAACGGCCGAGGAGGCCCTCTGGGACCTGTGGGACGGCACCCCCTGGCCCCAGCGGCTGGAACGGGCCGCCCGGCGCGGCGGCGCGGCCGGACGCAACGCCGACCGGGACCTCGACGCCGTGTGCGCGCTGTTCGCGACCGCCGAACGCGCGGAGGAGCGCACCGGAGGCCGTGGCGCCCTGAACTTCCTGGAGGAGATCGACGCCGAGGACATCGCGGCCGACACCCTCACCCGAAGGGCCGTCCGCCCCGAGGCCGTACGCCTGATGACGGCGCACCGCTCCAAGGGCCTGGAGTGGCGCCTCGTCGTCGTCGCGGGCGTCCAGGAGGGCCTTTGGCCTGACCTGCGCCGCCGCGGCTCCCTGCTGGAGGCCGACCGCATCGGGCGGGACGGACTCGCCGAACCCCTCACCCCCGGGGCACTCCTCTCCGAGGAGCGCCGGCTGTTCTACGTGGCCGCCACGCGCGCGCGTGAACGGCTCGTCGTGACCGCGGTCAAGGCACCCGCGGACGACGGCGACCAGCCCTCCCGATTCCTCACCGAACTCGGCGTCGAGCCCAAGGACGTCACCGGCCGCCCGCGCCGCCCGCTGGCCGTCGCCCCGCTGGTCGCCGAACTGCGCGCCACCACGGTCGACCCGCGCGTCTCGGAGACCCTCAGGCAGGCAGCGGCCCGCCGTCTCGCCCGGCTCGCCGCCCTCGCCGACGAGGAAGGCCGCCCGCTGGTCCCCTCCGCGCACCCCTACCGCTGGTGGGGCATGTACGAGCCGACCGAGAGCAAGGTCCCGCTGCGCGACCGCGACCAGCCCGTCGTGCTCTCCGGCAGCGCGCTCGACCAGCTCGCCAACACCTGCGCCCTCCAGTGGTTCCTGGGCCGGGAGGTGAAGGCCGACGCCCCCGCGACGGCCGCCCAGGGCTTCGGCAACGTGGTGCACGTCCTCGCCGACGAGGTCGCGTCCGGACGTACCCCCGCGGACCTCGACGTCCTCATGGAGCGCCTCGACTCGGTGTGGAACGCGCTCGCCTTCGACGCGCCCTGGAAGTCCGCCCAGGAGAAGGAGCACGCGCGTGTGGCGCTCGAGCGCTTCCTGAAGTGGCACGTCATGGACCGCACGGGCCGTACCCCCGTGGCCAGCGAGCACGACTTCGACGTGACCCTGGAGGCGGGCTCCTACGAAGTACGCATCCGCGGCTCCATGGACCGTGTCGAGGCGGACACCGAGGGCCGCGCCTACGTGGTCGACTTCAAGACCGGCAAGCAGGCGCCGAGCGCCGCCGAGGTGACCCGTCACCCGCAGCTCGCCGTCTACCAGCTCGCCGTCGGCGAGGGCGCGGTCGACGGTGTCTTCGACGGCGTACGCCCCGAGGCGGGCGGCGCCGAGCTCGTCCAGCTCCGCCAGGGCGCACCCAAGAAGGACGGCGGCGAGACCCTTCCCAAGGTGCAGGCGCAGGAGCCGCTGGAGGGCGAGTGGGTCGGCGACCTGCTGGCGAACGCCGCCGGCAAGGTCCTCGACGAACGGTTCTCGCCCACGACGGGACAGCACTGCACCCACTGTTCCTTCCAGGCCTCGTGCAGTGCCCGGCCGGAGGGCCGGCAGGTGGTCGAGTGA